In a genomic window of Streptomyces noursei ATCC 11455:
- a CDS encoding MBL fold metallo-hydrolase has product MCTTWEEAGWERLGEGVVRRRMPGWDETIGVIAGSEGVLIVDTGPTLGAGAELRRTVRAVLGRDVTHVALTHAHFDHVLGTAAFAGVEVFGATGMAELLRHGKEELRDSAVRHGVDPDTAAEAADLLVAPHHHVHGELTVRLGDREVLLANVGPGHTPHDLAVLVPGRAGEREIVFCGDLVEESGEPQAGRDALPRLWPAALDRLLALGGEDAVYVPGHGAVVDARFVRAQRDALAARFGADSP; this is encoded by the coding sequence ATGTGCACCACATGGGAAGAGGCGGGCTGGGAGCGGCTCGGCGAGGGTGTCGTCCGGCGCCGGATGCCCGGCTGGGACGAGACGATCGGCGTGATCGCCGGCTCGGAGGGCGTGTTGATCGTCGACACCGGCCCGACGCTCGGCGCCGGGGCCGAACTGCGCCGGACGGTCCGCGCGGTACTGGGCCGCGATGTGACGCATGTCGCGCTCACCCACGCGCACTTCGACCACGTCCTGGGCACCGCGGCCTTCGCGGGGGTGGAGGTGTTCGGCGCGACCGGGATGGCCGAGCTGCTGCGGCACGGCAAGGAGGAGCTGCGGGACTCCGCGGTCCGGCACGGCGTGGACCCGGACACCGCGGCGGAGGCCGCGGACCTGCTGGTCGCCCCGCACCACCACGTGCACGGGGAGCTGACCGTCCGGCTCGGGGACCGGGAGGTGCTGCTGGCCAACGTCGGCCCCGGTCACACCCCCCACGACCTGGCCGTCCTGGTGCCGGGCCGGGCCGGTGAACGGGAGATCGTGTTCTGCGGCGACCTCGTCGAGGAGTCCGGCGAGCCCCAGGCGGGCCGGGACGCCCTGCCCCGGCTCTGGCCCGCCGCGCTGGACCGGCTGCTGGCGCTGGGCGGCGAGGACGCGGTGTACGTGCCCGGCCACGGCGCGGTGGTCGACGCCCGCTTCGTACGCGCCCAGCGGGACGCCCTGGCAGCCCGCTTCGGCGCCGACTCGCCCTGA